The Phragmites australis chromosome 13, lpPhrAust1.1, whole genome shotgun sequence DNA window cttttctttctttctttctagagTAACTCTTTCTTTCAAGAGGGTCTAGAATAAACTAGTATGACACAATGCTGCCATCATGCTAATTCTAATGGAAATTGCATTGGAACTGGTTTCGCAGAGTGGGACTGGATCGCTGGAGTACTTGGCCTCAtgctcggcgtcggcgtcgggaGGGTCCACGTCCAACTTCTCCGGGCCatccagcggcagcggcgggggGTCGGCCAACACGGTGGACTCTCCAATTCTGGGCCTCATCACAGAGGCCATCAGCAGCACAGAGGCTGCCCAGGCGCATCACAGTCAGACAACTCGCCAAGTGACACTTACTGAAGAAGTAGATACATGTTCATCAATCTGACAAACAGAGCAGAATGGATTACGACCTGTTTTGAGTCTTGACTGAACTTCTTTATATTGTACAGCTATTACAGTGCTTTGAGTTTTGAGTACCATCATTTCCAACAAACCAGAAGTCATTACAATGCTTTAACTTAAATACATGCTAAGATCATCCCAACCAATTCCTGCCAGGATCTAGAATCACTTCACGAAGGACAAGCATAAAAGAATTACTAAGGTTATTCCTTTCAGCGTTCTAACAACGGTTTCTTTTTATGATTCCTGTTAATACTGTTaggaaaaattattaaaatcatTCTTTTCAGAACAGAaatctctcttcttttcctttacAAATCCCAACGAAAAAAACTATGGaatatgagagaaaataaaaagaataaaaatagagagaaaaatcaggaaggaaacgaaataaaaggaatatatTTAGGGATGGTTTAATTGGATAACATGTATCCAATGCCAGAAAACATTCTTCTTGATGATAAGCGCATCCCAACATATCTGACCCGGATGGACCAAGCACAAACAAACGCCGGAGTCCATGGAAACCAATGATCTGCCACACCTGTGACTTGGGGATGATCCTGCTGGAGCTTGTGTCTCGCAGGCAGAATGTTCAGGAGATACACCCGATGACAGCAGAACAATACTGACTGGACATATTGATTTGCTGGTGGTGGGCGACGAGGAGGCTTCCTTTGACATGAAGGGGGCAGAGTGGTCTGTGGCAGTGGCGCTCAGGTGCAGGTGCCCCCGAGCACGCAGAAGGTGGCCCAAGTGCTTGATGGAGATGTCGAGATCCCTGTGCTTCCTGATCCAGCATCCTGCGTCAGTTCAATTAAATTCAGCAATGCAGCATGCCGTCATAAATAAGCTGCAGCCCCACAAGAGATCGCAGAAGCTTAATAAGGAGTAGCTCCGTGGCAAGCACTTTAACTAAAATTTTCAGTTATGTAACGCCGTAAGTGAGTTCAGCCTTGAAAAAAAGTTGCACCAGATCACCCAAATCTCTATATTGAGCAACAAACGGCCCCATATCACCAATATCTAACATTGCATTTGCATGTTCTTCGGGGAAAAAAAATCGCTAACAGCGTAGCAATTTGCAAGTTCAgccgtgttttttttttcaaggaatTTGCTATTTTCAAACAATGGCATCGATGCACACAGACAAAGAAACTCTTTTGCTGTATCAATCTTGCAACGAGGCATCTGTCTAGTGCTTTGCAAAGTCTAACCCGGAAGCTTCTGCAACGATATCAGTGTGAACAACATGATAGTATTTTTCAACAACCGTTGCAAATAGGAAGGGAAATTTTCACAAGGGTGAATAATGGGTAGACGAGAGAATCTAACAGATGGATGAGTATCAGTCGAAAGGGATAGACGTCCGAGATAGTCCGTCCGTACGCAACCCATTGCGGAGTTGAATTTTACATTGCAAATAGCACAAATTTCCTACTGCCTAGTACCATCGATCAAACAATGTCAGCGAGTATCCTCGCGTATATACCTCAGCCAATGGCACCTCAGATGCGGTTGGGCCGGACCCAGAAGAGCTCGCGGATGATGACCGCGATGATCACGATGTTGGGCACGGTGGTGAACACCACACCGGCCACGGAGAGCGGAGGCCGCGCCCTCACGGGTCCCCTCCGCGCGCGCCGCCGGCGCGCGTACCCGCTAAGCTCGTCCTCGGCCCACCGCTCGGGCGCCGGTTCGATGCCGGACGATGGGACGAGAGGCGGCGGGAGCTGGAAGGGGCACCGCGAGCGCCAGGACGAGGGCGGGAGGCAGAGGCGCGCCGCGCGCGGGAGGAAAACGGACGCGAGCGCCCAGCGGAGGAGCGAGGCGCCGGGGCAGAGGAAGGGCGGGTAGGTGGTGGTGTAGCCCGGACCCTGCGGCGGGCACGGTACGCGGGAGGCGAGGAAGAGCTGCGAATGGAGCGACGGCGAGTGGGACGGGTGGGTCAGGATGTGGGTTAGCGCCTCGGCCCGCTGCGCCCATGTGGGTGTGGGAGCGGTGGGCCGGGTTTGGGCGCGGGCTTTGGCCTCCGCCATGGGGAGGTGAGGTGGGAGACGGTGGCGGAGGCGATGCGAGCACGGGGAGTGAACCGGCGGTCGCCGGTGATAGGATAAGTATTGGCCGGGAAACGCGTGTACGGGGACACAAGAGGTTTCGTTTTCTAAACATGTTCAGCGTAGAGTGCAGAATCCGCCTTCTCATCTGGATCACTTGTTCTCCATCGGATGAAGCCGCCGTCCTCTCTCATGGAGATGCCGGATCGTCGGCGCCGGCTGAAGGCGGCGTCGTGGCGCGCCTAGATCCTCACCGGCGTGCCCTTTATCAACTGGAGAAGTTCAGATTAGTGTCAGGTTTTGCTGTTCTAATTAGAGTCTAAGTTTTGATCGTCTTTGTTCTGTTAGTTTTTCTGTTGTGGTAGGATCTTTTTTTCCTTCGATATTGGTGATAGGTAGTGATGAGAAGTGAAAACAATAATAAAAGCCTACCTCGTGAATCATGATAGTTGTGGAAACTATCTTTCAGTGTGGTGGTGATAGAGTTATGAGAATACAATTTTACTATCAGAATTCAAATTCAGATGCCAATGATTTATATACACGTAAGTGTTTCCATCGATTTTATTTATAGCCGTGTGATAAGTGCACAAATGTGGATGTGTGTACGTACCTTATAatcggaaaaaaaaacatgattgtTATGACTTGAAAGATTTTCTTAACGTATGTAACTTGAAAGATGAATGTATGTTTCAGGAATTGGAGTGTAACTACCAAATTATCAATTGCACAGGGTTGGATTTGGCTCCGCATCAGCGTGGTTTTCAACTGAATTTCTACTGTGCTATTCGAAGTTATTTCGATTTTATGCCAGCTTGTACAACGGAATGGGATTCATATGAGGAACTTCGAGGTATATCTAGACATAGGGATCGAGATAAGCGAACATAAGGTATTGAGAggaaaaaaatgaaaggctGGAAGATTTACGTGAAGTATGGCATTCGGTTGTAATTCCGCGGTCGTGAATGAACAATGTAATTAAGAGCCCCTTGCAACTTAATTTATATATCGACCGATTGTTCTATGTACAATGCGCACCTTCGCTGCAGTATTTAACGTGCAATAACGTTTGTAGAATTCAAAATGGGCTAAAACTattcttttgtttttagtttagACAGGTGTGCACATAAGTTAGGAATATCACAAGTTCGTTGTAACTCTGACGTTGTAGTTGCAGAGATCAAGCAACTAGGTTgaaagaaacaagaacaagtaggCAAAGATGTAGTCTGCATCTTCCAATTTACTGGCATCTTTTGTGTGTGTACACTGTACAGAGGAACCTTGCCTAAACATACGTGCTTTAAAGAGGAGTCCTCGATAATAATTACATATGCAGATGTTGAGTTTAAATTAGACTAAAAGTCGACATATGTTTGTTTTGTTAAG harbors:
- the LOC133889751 gene encoding uncharacterized protein LOC133889751, which produces MAEAKARAQTRPTAPTPTWAQRAEALTHILTHPSHSPSLHSQLFLASRVPCPPQGPGYTTTYPPFLCPGASLLRWALASVFLPRAARLCLPPSSWRSRCPFQLPPPLVPSSGIEPAPERWAEDELSGYARRRRARRGPVRARPPLSVAGVVFTTVPNIVIIAVIIRELFWVRPNRI